The sequence below is a genomic window from Candidatus Thermokryptus mobilis.
TATAATCCTTTGACAAAGCCATCGGAATCCACTTCTCAATCCGATCCTCTGTTTCTATGCCTTTATATTTAGCTTCACTTAAAATTTCGTCAATTCTTATCTCCCCTTCAAACTCAACTGGCTTGCTTAAATTAACCTCTCCAAGGAGAACCTCTTTAAACATCTGTATCCCCACTGTTTCAACTCTACCTCGCCTCTCATTAACACTTGCGTTCAAAACTTCACCGACATGGAAAAATTCATCCGATAAATAAACATCTGAAACTTTCAAAACCCTAAAAGGATCACGCTTTGCGTCGGAACGCTCACCACCTCTGGTCTTAACAATCGCACCAACTAATTCAAGCTCCCAATGCCCCTTTTTGTCAAATAACTTTTTCTGAAACTCTTTCAATTTATGTCGTCCAATTTTTTTAATCTCATTCTGAACAGCATCATTAATTATCGCCGTCCTTATCGCACCTTTAATTGAACTGCCAGGAAGATATGGCCTAAAATCCGAAACGCTTCTAATGAAAGGTGAAATCAAAAGTTGATTTCTCACATCATTTATACTTTTATCATACTTTTCAACAACTGACCTCGTGACGCTAATTTTATACTTCGCATAACTCTCATTGAAGTTTTCAAGTATCACATTCCTCAAGCCGATCAAATTGTTGCTCTCAATGTAGCTATAGAATCTCTTCAACTGCTCCTCACTTAACCCGGAGATTAAATCATCCGACTCAATCCTATAAAAATTCCCATCCTTAATCACATACTCAAATGGACTTATATCCGCACCCATGCCTATGTGAATTGGGGTTATTATGCGATATAAAACTTTCAAAACCTGTTTGTACTCTGCCATTTTTAAACCTCCAACTTAACTTTTATCGGAAATGCGTAAGCATACTGAACAATGTCTTTATTTGAATGCACATTTTCAATCAAACATCCATAGTGATCCTTCACCTTGCTGACCTTAAAAACAGAGCCCGCCTCAAAGAAAAGAAGCGGTTTTTTAAATGGATCAATCAAAGCAAAATGACCACCCGCTTTTGGAAACTTCGTAAATAATTTATACCAAGCATCTTCAAACTCCACAAATTCATCTCCGGCAGGGATAAAATTTGAAATAGACATAAAAGCATTTCCATCACTTGCCTCAGGAAGTCCTTGCTCGGTAATTTCAATAAACTTTATCCGACCCCTTCCAACTGAAGCATCAGCTCCAAAACCATTCAGCTCAACGCATCTTAAGATTGTTTCAATCTCCCCCTTGTTAAAAAATTCCGTCTTGATTGCAAACCACATCGGCATATTTAAATCATAAAATGTCTCATCGGTTGCGAACAATTCACCCACTTCAGCAGTCGTAAATATCAAACGATCTATTTTATTGCGCAAGATCGTCTCTGTCACCACCTTACCTATAACAAACCTTTCATCCGACACCTCCTCCTTTAAAACCTCAAACAACTTATCAGGGCTTAAACCATCCTTTACCTTTTCAAAATTTTCAATTCTCATCAAATTTCGCTTTTTTAGCTTCTTGAAAATTTCCCTTTCAACTATCTCACCATCTTTACCAACCAGCGGAATGTGAGGAACAGGCAAAAATCCATCTGGATATGCATTTGATACAAGCGTCGGGTTTCCATTTTTATGTGCTTGAATGAAATCCTTACATCCCTTCTCACCCCATATATAATAACACGCCCAAGCAATATGCCCCCATATCGTATCAGATTGAAATGGCGTTATAACAGGACTTAACACTTTAAACTTCACTCTGAATGTCTTCATAATTAAACCTCAACTTCAAGTTTTAATTCCTCTGGTTTGTATTCTCTAATTTGATCAGGTCTAACGATAAATTTTATCTTCCCACTCCCTCTGCTTCCATATCCACCAAGACAATCAAGCTCAAGTAATTTCATCCCCTGTTGAATTATCTCAAACAATTTCTCATCCAACTTCCCATCATCACCCGTATCAAAAACCCTATAAACTATCTCAAAACTAAACCTAACCCCAGGTACAACCCTTTCAAGCCTGCGCGGATTTGCTTTTGCGGTAATCCTGTTCAAATTATTTTCCGTCTTTTCCTCAATTATATCATAAACCGTCAACCCCTTCTCTCTCATCTCCTTTTTATAATCATCGCTTATAAATGCATCTCTAAAGATAACTCTCGTCGGTCCACGTTTTTTTGCAATTTCCTCAAACTCCTTTTCCGGCGAAGTTCCAAACACCCGACAAATTTCACAATATAAATCTTTACATTTATGAACATCGCCATCATTATTTACTTTTCCAAATACAAGCTCCAATAAACTTCTCATTTTCCCTTTTAAAGACGAACCTGGAATATATGGTTCTCCCGTGATCGGATGTTTTAAAACTGGGTTATCCATCCCACCGATTTCAATTATATCACTGCTACCACCAATGTGAAGCCCTGTGAGAAGTTCAATTTCCCCTGTTATAACCTTATACTTTAAAAGTTTCATGGCATTAACCCCTTGTTTTTATTTTTAATCAAACTTTTCAGCTTTCCCATAATAATAGCCAACTACCGCCTCAAAATGTGTTACAAAAGCTTTAAAATCATTCTCATCATTTACATTATCAATACATTTGGTTATGAAATCAACAAATTTTGGGGGAACTAACCCTCTCCCTTTTTGATAATTCACTTTAACTTTTAGCATCTTTACAAGTGGCTTTATTTTATCAAATTTTTCTGCCTTGACCCTATCCTCAAGCGCTTTGACCTCCATATAAAACTTCCTTAACTGCGAACTTTTTAAATCTGGCTTTCTTGGGTTATTTCCAACAAGCTCATCCGCTATCTTCTCAGCTTCCTTAGTCACCAATTCCTCTTTGATCACCCATTCCCCAGTTTCAGCCTTCCTAAGGAAATACTTTTGCTCCGCCATTTTTACGCCTCCCTTTTTATTTTTTTACCCCTGTATTTATAAATCACATAAGAAATCGGTATTCTCAAACCAAGCCACAACTTCCTATACTTATCCCTCAAATTGTTCTCAACCAACTCAAACAACTTATCCCTTTCTTCTCTACCCTTGACTATCTTCCCATCTTTTATCTCAACTAAATTTCTTGCGACATCGTACCTCAAAAGGTATGTGAACCTCAATCCTTCTATATCTCCATCCTCATAATACCTCTTCGCCATCCTTTGATAGGTTAATAATCTATGCAAAAAAGTCGTCTTAACATTTGAATCCTTTGAAATCAACCACCCCTCAAGCATATCCCTCCATTTGATTAGCTCATCCAAAAGAAATCCCCATCTAACGGTTGTATTAAAAATCGTCAAACTATCTTTCACAATCTTTCCATTCTCTTTAAAACTTTTTGATCTCTCAAGAAACTCATCCGCCATAACTGCTCCCCTGTTGACGGGATATTTCGGACCTATAAGCGCTATCCCAGCGCTTAAAGTTATATCTTCATTCTCCGTCGTATATTTTCTAAATTTTTTATACATTTCAACGGCGAACTCAAAAATTTCCTTCCATTCCCCAACAAAAAGAAGGTCATCTCCACCCGAGTAAACCACATAGATATTTCTATACTTTTCTCTTACAAGTTCATCCAAAAAAGCGCTGAAATAAAAATCAAAACTTCTAC
It includes:
- the csm4 gene encoding type III-A CRISPR-associated RAMP protein Csm4 → MKTFRVKFKVLSPVITPFQSDTIWGHIAWACYYIWGEKGCKDFIQAHKNGNPTLVSNAYPDGFLPVPHIPLVGKDGEIVEREIFKKLKKRNLMRIENFEKVKDGLSPDKLFEVLKEEVSDERFVIGKVVTETILRNKIDRLIFTTAEVGELFATDETFYDLNMPMWFAIKTEFFNKGEIETILRCVELNGFGADASVGRGRIKFIEITEQGLPEASDGNAFMSISNFIPAGDEFVEFEDAWYKLFTKFPKAGGHFALIDPFKKPLLFFEAGSVFKVSKVKDHYGCLIENVHSNKDIVQYAYAFPIKVKLEV
- the csm5 gene encoding type III-A CRISPR-associated RAMP protein Csm5 is translated as MAEYKQVLKVLYRIITPIHIGMGADISPFEYVIKDGNFYRIESDDLISGLSEEQLKRFYSYIESNNLIGLRNVILENFNESYAKYKISVTRSVVEKYDKSINDVRNQLLISPFIRSVSDFRPYLPGSSIKGAIRTAIINDAVQNEIKKIGRHKLKEFQKKLFDKKGHWELELVGAIVKTRGGERSDAKRDPFRVLKVSDVYLSDEFFHVGEVLNASVNERRGRVETVGIQMFKEVLLGEVNLSKPVEFEGEIRIDEILSEAKYKGIETEDRIEKWIPMALSKDYIIKTCNDFYLNEFKREREFFEFAVDMHDVLDKIGKILSPSKDEFVIRVGRFSGVTAVTVNEIRKPHNKKWGNTKNLFEGKFPMGWVKVKFLS
- the csm3 gene encoding type III-A CRISPR-associated RAMP protein Csm3, with amino-acid sequence MKLLKYKVITGEIELLTGLHIGGSSDIIEIGGMDNPVLKHPITGEPYIPGSSLKGKMRSLLELVFGKVNNDGDVHKCKDLYCEICRVFGTSPEKEFEEIAKKRGPTRVIFRDAFISDDYKKEMREKGLTVYDIIEEKTENNLNRITAKANPRRLERVVPGVRFSFEIVYRVFDTGDDGKLDEKLFEIIQQGMKLLELDCLGGYGSRGSGKIKFIVRPDQIREYKPEELKLEVEV
- the csm2 gene encoding type III-A CRISPR-associated protein Csm2; the protein is MAEQKYFLRKAETGEWVIKEELVTKEAEKIADELVGNNPRKPDLKSSQLRKFYMEVKALEDRVKAEKFDKIKPLVKMLKVKVNYQKGRGLVPPKFVDFITKCIDNVNDENDFKAFVTHFEAVVGYYYGKAEKFD